One region of Pyramidobacter sp. YE332 genomic DNA includes:
- a CDS encoding RidA family protein, protein MKSAVATTKAPGAIGPYSQGIATDCMVYTSGQLGLTPDGKLPETIEEQARQSLENVKAVLEAAGSSMDKVVKTTVFLKDMNDFAVMNGIYAQYFKEPFPARSAVQVAKLPKDGKVEIEVVAVK, encoded by the coding sequence ATGAAAAGCGCAGTCGCAACGACAAAAGCTCCCGGCGCTATCGGTCCCTATTCGCAGGGCATCGCCACTGATTGCATGGTTTACACATCCGGCCAGCTCGGCCTGACGCCCGACGGCAAACTGCCCGAGACGATCGAAGAGCAGGCCAGGCAGTCGCTCGAAAACGTCAAGGCCGTGCTCGAAGCCGCCGGCAGTTCGATGGACAAGGTCGTCAAGACCACCGTCTTCCTCAAGGACATGAACGACTTCGCCGTCATGAACGGCATTTACGCCCAGTACTTCAAGGAGCCGTTCCCCGCCCGCAGCGCCGTGCAGGTCGCCAAACTGCCCAAGGACGGCAAGGTCGAGATCGAGGTCGTGGCCGTCAAGTAA
- a CDS encoding LUD domain-containing protein, whose product MPCEEFIANLRRNRFQAVYFAAAAEAADYLASRVRNKTVGFGDSHTLLEMGLAERLREHNVVYDPTPLSGAEFKAAADRAMTADVFMLSVNAAAETGELVNIDSSGNRVAGSLWGHEKVYFVFSADKIEPTLEAAIFRARNTAAVINASRFGFKTPCAARGDRCYDCSSPDRICNTLVVYMKKEKSMDMEAVIVGEKLGY is encoded by the coding sequence ATGCCCTGTGAAGAATTCATCGCCAATCTGCGCCGCAACCGTTTTCAGGCCGTTTATTTCGCCGCCGCCGCCGAGGCCGCCGACTATCTGGCTTCTCGGGTGCGGAACAAGACCGTCGGCTTCGGCGACTCGCACACGCTGCTGGAGATGGGGCTGGCCGAACGGCTGCGCGAGCACAACGTCGTTTACGATCCCACGCCGCTTTCCGGCGCCGAATTCAAGGCCGCGGCGGACCGGGCCATGACGGCGGACGTCTTCATGCTGTCGGTCAACGCCGCCGCGGAAACGGGTGAACTGGTCAACATCGACAGTTCAGGCAACCGCGTCGCCGGCTCGCTGTGGGGGCACGAAAAAGTCTATTTCGTCTTCAGCGCCGACAAGATCGAGCCGACGCTGGAAGCGGCGATCTTCCGCGCCCGCAACACGGCGGCGGTGATCAACGCCTCGCGCTTCGGCTTCAAGACGCCGTGCGCCGCCAGAGGAGACAGATGTTACGACTGCTCGTCGCCCGACCGCATCTGCAACACGCTGGTCGTGTACATGAAAAAGGAGAAGTCGATGGACATGGAAGCGGTGATCGTCGGCGAAAAACTGGGGTACTGA
- a CDS encoding YitT family protein, giving the protein MDKRLKIGGLALRAACRRELGTFLNVTVGTLLICLCIAALIEPYQFASTGVTGVGLITNYLWGISPVWVLTGGNALLLAWGWKALSPRFALWTLYNTLLTSLALPLFEMFRYPLISNTILAALFGGVVGGLGMGILFREGASSGGMDVAAAVAKKRWGVDVGSASFFVNVGILVLSFVAVDFERILMGAFSLYVESVVIDWVIKSFDRRTQVMVISGKTDEITRFIMDSLERTATLVAAKGAYRRAPMEMVMVILTRRQAVELKRFVRSIDPAAFLILSDVSEVVGEGFKKWES; this is encoded by the coding sequence ATGGATAAACGGTTGAAAATCGGCGGGCTGGCGCTTCGGGCGGCCTGCCGGCGGGAGCTGGGGACGTTTTTGAACGTTACCGTCGGCACGCTGCTCATCTGTCTCTGCATCGCCGCGCTGATCGAACCCTATCAGTTCGCCAGCACCGGCGTGACCGGCGTCGGCCTGATCACCAACTACCTCTGGGGAATTTCGCCCGTCTGGGTGCTCACGGGCGGCAACGCGCTGCTGCTTGCCTGGGGCTGGAAAGCCCTGTCGCCGCGCTTCGCTCTCTGGACGCTGTACAACACCCTGCTCACCTCGCTGGCGCTGCCGCTGTTCGAGATGTTCCGTTATCCGCTGATCAGCAACACGATCCTGGCCGCGCTGTTCGGCGGCGTCGTCGGCGGCCTCGGCATGGGCATCCTCTTTCGCGAGGGCGCTTCGTCCGGCGGCATGGACGTGGCGGCTGCCGTGGCGAAAAAACGCTGGGGCGTGGACGTCGGCTCGGCGTCGTTCTTCGTCAACGTCGGCATCCTCGTGCTGTCCTTCGTGGCCGTCGATTTCGAGCGCATCCTCATGGGCGCTTTCAGCCTCTATGTGGAGTCAGTCGTCATCGACTGGGTGATCAAGTCGTTCGACCGCCGCACGCAGGTCATGGTCATCAGCGGCAAGACCGACGAGATCACCCGTTTCATCATGGACTCGCTGGAACGCACGGCCACGCTCGTGGCCGCCAAAGGAGCGTATCGCCGCGCTCCCATGGAGATGGTCATGGTCATCCTCACGCGCCGTCAGGCCGTGGAACTGAAGCGCTTCGTGCGCTCCATCGACCCGGCCGCGTTCCTGATCCTCAGCGACGTCTCCGAAGTCGTCGGCGAAGGTTTCAAGAAGTGGGAGTCGTAG